The Thermodesulfovibrionales bacterium genome includes the window CTGCCACGACCCTGCCGGCTCCTGTTCCCGAGGCGAGCGGAGGCGGAAGCGGCTGTTCGATCGGGGGCAAGGCGAATGCGCCAACCGCCGTGGCCGACATAGCGGTACTGCTCGTGCCCCTGGTATTCATAGCGGTAATGAGGCGGAAAAGGTAAGGTGAGGGACACAGGGTTACGCTGAAGATCGAGAGGGAAAAGGCATTATATACCTATCCGGTTCTCTTTGCGGTTACGGTTTTCTCCCATGCCTTTTCCTTCTCTTCAGGGAAATACCTCATTCCGGTCCTTCTTCTCATCGTCCCCATTCTCTTTCGGGAGAGGATTAGGGTCGGGTTCGGCGCGAAAGATCTCTTTACTGGTATTGTCGTATCCCTCATCGTATTACTGCCTTTTGCCTGCTTCATGAAACTTACGGGCAGGATTTTCTCCCTTCGCCCGCCCGGCGCGCTCGCCTTTCAGCTTCTCTGTGTCTCTTTTCCCGAAGAAGTCTATTTCAGGGGGTTCCTTCAGGAGAGACTGGGCAATACCGTGACAGCGGTGATAACGGTGAGTCTTCTTTTTGCCCTCATGCATCTGCCCAGTCTCATCTTTCATGGAGACATCTTGTCGGTGCTGACATTTTTCCCCTCTCTCGTAATGGGTCTTCTCTACATGCGTACATCGAATGTCATAGCTTCCACGATCTTTCATTTTGCTGCGAATACCGTCTTCCTGAGCTTCTTTGACATGTCCTAGCATTTTATCGCTTTCCTTCTGAAGTTACGGCTACGGTTTTGGAGATTCCGTGAAGATGCTGCCCCTTCAGGTTCCAGATATGCGGACATCCAACGCACGAGAATGCCCAATCAGCCATAAACACCCGTCACTGTGATATACTTGAGCATGGCGCGGCTAAGGTTCTTTACATCCGGGGAATCGCACGGCAAGGCCCTCAGCGGGACCTTAGAAGGGATTCCGGCGAACCTCTCCCTTTCCTCAGCAGAAATCGACAATGACCTGAAGAGAAGGCAGTCAGGGTTCGGAAGGGGCGGGAGGATGAAGATAGAGGCAGATCATGCCGACGTAATTTCAGGAGTCCGTTGGGGAAAGACTATCGGTTCACCCATCACCCTTCTCATAGAGAACAGGGATCACAAGAACTGGCTCGACGGCATGTCCCCCGACGCCGGAGCGAAGGACTCTATCCCCCCTGTTACGAGGCCGAGACCGGGCCACGCCGACCTTTCCGGCGCGATAAAGTACGATCAGCACGACATAAGAAACGTGCTGGAACGGGCGAGCGCCCGTGAAACCGCTGCGAGGGTCGCTCTTGGCGCGGTCGCGAAGAAATTCCTTGGAGAGTTCGGCGTCAGGGTCGGAAGTTACGTCGAACAGATCGGTAACCTGAAGGCGGAGATCAATGGTCGGGGAACGGGGGCAAAAGAGCTCATAGAGATTTTCGAGCAGGCTGAAACCTCTCCGGTCAGGTGTCCCGATCAGG containing:
- the aroC gene encoding chorismate synthase, whose amino-acid sequence is MARLRFFTSGESHGKALSGTLEGIPANLSLSSAEIDNDLKRRQSGFGRGGRMKIEADHADVISGVRWGKTIGSPITLLIENRDHKNWLDGMSPDAGAKDSIPPVTRPRPGHADLSGAIKYDQHDIRNVLERASARETAARVALGAVAKKFLGEFGVRVGSYVEQIGNLKAEINGRGTGAKELIEIFEQAETSPVRCPDQDITKRMVELIEGAMREGNSLGGVFKVFVTGVPAGLGSYIQWDRKLDGRLAQALMSIQAIKGVEIGAGLGMASRFGSEVMDEIFRDPSGFYRKTNHAGGIEGGMTNGMPVTVRAAMKPIPTLRRPLTSVDIITKEPFEASYERSDVCAVPAASIVGEAMTALVVADAFLEKFGGDTMEEVMRNYASYKEYVRQF
- a CDS encoding CPBP family intramembrane glutamic endopeptidase → MKLTGRIFSLRPPGALAFQLLCVSFPEEVYFRGFLQERLGNTVTAVITVSLLFALMHLPSLIFHGDILSVLTFFPSLVMGLLYMRTSNVIASTIFHFAANTVFLSFFDMS